The following DNA comes from Nitrospirota bacterium.
CGATAATATCTCTTTCCAACTCAACCCGTTGTCATGAGTTATGTAAATGGAATCATATGAACTGACAATGACTTTATTTGGATTGCCCGGCGCTATCAATATATTCAGCAGCTCGGTGTCGTTAATTCCATAACTTGAATATTCCCATATTACATCAGAGGTTATATCATCTCCAAAGCTTATCGGAGGTGATATAAATATGACAATAGATAAGAAAATTGAAAATATTATGTTAGCCATATAGTAATAAATTCACACTTTATTCACAAAAAAAACATACAATTTACACAAAGCATATTTGACTGCCTGATTGAATAGAACTAACATTTAACTTATAAAACAGCCGGTGAGAGGCGATAAATTGACACTCTCACCGTTTTGAAAAGAAACATCATAGACAATTCGAGTTGATATGATGCTTCTTACAAGGTATTAAAGTGATTATTAAAACGGATACTAATCATGCAGCCTTTTCGCTGTCAGGCCACAGTTCTTCCACTTTTTTACCTAATTCTTTAGCTATCGCCCATTTAATGCGCTTTGATTCGCAGGAGCCTTTTATGACATTGCAAACTGCAACATTTGACACCCCTAGTTTTCTTGCTATGTCTGCCTGTTTTATATCTTTCTGGATTAGTAGAATTTTTATTACTTTTTTCATGATTCCATTAACCTTAATTAACATAAATCATTTCAATGAAGTGATTATAATCGCATAGATATAATTTGTCAAGGTAAATAATCATATGGGAAAAGATTTAGGTCAAAGAATAAAAATAGCACGTAAAGGGATGAAGCTTACACAGGAGAAACTCGCCAAAAAATTGGGGATAGCTTATCCTACTCTGAACAAGTATGAAAATGGCCACAGAACTCCTGATGCGGAACTTCTGTCAAAAATTTCAACTATTCTTGATTGCGACCCCGGGTGGCTTTTATCCGGAGGAGAGTCGAATCTTGAGAACCTGCCTAAACCAAAAGGGGTATCTGTCTTCAGGACTCCTGTGCTTAACAAGATATCTGCTGATTTTCCCAGGGACGCTTCAAAGGAGACAGTAAGCTATATTTGTTTGGAGGATATCCCTGAGCACGCTTATTCTCTGATCATGAAGGGAGAAAGCATGTCTCCAACAATGCGGGAAGGCGATTATATAATATTTTTGCCCAATGAGAAGATCCAGGATGGAGATATTGTTGTGGTTCTGAATGAATGGGGAGAATCCATACTGAAAAGGTACAGAAAAAAAGAAGAAGAAATCTATCTTATAAGTGATAACGCTGAATATCCTAAGATCACATTACAAAAAGAGTGCAGGATAGTCGGTAAAGTAGTCGGAGTTTTGAGAAGGATCAGGATTTAATAATTTTACCGCACAAAACTACATAACGATCTCTGTTCCGATACCTTCTTCTGTAAATATCTCTAACAAAAGCGCGTGAGGCAGCCGGCCGTCAATTATGTGTGTCTTTTTAACCCCGCCGTCCAGTGCAATCTGGCATGACTGAGTTTTGGGAAGCATCCCTCCCTTGATGATCTTTTTGGAAACAAGTGATTTTATCTTCTTTTCATCCAAAGCAGAGATCAGCTTATTATTCTTGTCCATTACACCCTCTGTGTCTGTAAGCAGAATCAGCTTTTCTGCCTTCAGAGCAGCTGCTATCATCCCTGCGACATAATCGGCATTGATATTTAGTGTCTCATTCTTATGTCCTGCGCTGATGGGCGCAATGACAGGTATGAAATTGTCCCTTTCCATGGATAAAAGTATCTTCGGGTTAACCATCTCAACCTCACCGACAAGCCCGATATCTATTATCTCTGAAACTCCAGTTTCAGGCGATATCTTTTTAATGATCTTCTTTTTTGCCTTAATGAGATTTCCGTCTTTTCCGCTTAAACCTATCGCATTCCCGCCGTGACTGTTTATCAGAGTGACTATCTGCTTATTGATCAGCCCGCCTAACACCATCTCAACGATGTCAATGGTTTCTTCGTCAGTGACCCGCTGCCCATGAATAAATGAGGGTTCCTTGCCCATCTTCTTCATGATACTGTTTATCTTCGGCCCGCCTCCATGAACAATGACAGTCCGTATGCCTATGAAGTTCATAAGAACTATATCCCGGGCAAACGCGTCCTTAAGCTTTTCATCCACCATAGCAGCGCCGCCGTACTTAATAACAAATGTCTTCCCGTAAAACTTTTTTATATACGGCAGGGATTCGATAAGAATATTTGCTTTATCAATAAGTTTTTTCATAACATTCCCTCAGATTATGTTCATTATACCAAACATGCATTTAAGATGTTTTCCCAAGAAGTTCTCTGATCTTTGCCCCTATATCCTGAGACTTCATAAAAGCAGAGCCTATAAGCATCGCATCCGCTTTGCTTCTTTCTAAAGATTCGACATCAGCCCTTGTCTCAATGCCGCTCTCGCTGACTGTGATCTTATCATCAGGAATATCTTTAAGAATATCAAAAGTAGTATTCAGGTCTATATCCAATGTCTTTAAGTTTCTGTTATTTATGCCTATGATCTCAGAGTTACAATAAAGAGCAGCATCAAGTTCGTTAAAGTCATGCACCTCAACCAGGCAATCCAAAGAAAGCTCTTTTGCCAATCCCATCAGGTCATGAAGCTGGGATCTTTCAAGCGCAGCAACTATAAGCAGTATTGCATCTGCGCCGTATGCCTTTGCCTCGTAGATCTGATAATCATCAAAAATAAAATCTTTTCTAAGCAGCGGCTTGTCTGTCTCTCCCCTGACGCTCTTCAGATAATCAATCTTTCCCTGAAAATAACGTTCTTCAGTAAGCACTGAGATAGCTGCAACATTATTTTTGTCGTAAACAGAGACTATCTCATGAAGATTGAAATCTTCCCTTATGAGCCCTTTGGACGGTGATGCCTTCTTGATCTCAGCTATCAGATTTACAGGGCCGCCTTTCTTCCGCTTAACAGCAGACCTGAAAGACCTTGTCTTGCTGATATCATTTGCAATGGCCTTAAGCTCTGACACAGGAATGGCGCGCTTTGCCGCCTTTAAATCCTCGGCCTTATATTGGATAATTTCTTTAAGTATGCTCATTAAAAATTACTTTCTCTCAACCTTCTTTGCCTTCTCTAAAACCTCTTTGACCATCTTCTTTTTGTAAGCCTTAAGCGCTTTAGCCAGGCCGGCGTTATTAAACTGCATTATCTGTGCCGCAAAGATGGCGGCGTTCGTTGCGCCTGCATTGCCTACCGCCATGGTAGCCACCGGAATGCCCGGAGGCATCTGGACAGTTGAGTAGAGGGCATCAACGCCTTTAAGCGGTGAAGAGTCGATCGGCACACCAATGACAGGGAGAGTTGTATGAGCGGCTATGACACCTGCAAGATGCGCTGCGCTGCCTGCCCCTGCTATTATTACTTCTATGCCATTACCTTCTGCTTCAACAGCAAGTTTGACTGCACGCTCAGGAGTCCTGTGCGCAGATGCGACAGTCATATTAAAAGGTATCTTGAATTCCTTTAAGAGCTTGGCTGTCCTCTCCATTACCGGCAGGTCAGAATCACTTCCCATGATTATGAGTACTTTTGCTTTCATCTCTTCTCTCCTGTCTGTTATCTGTTTATCGCCTTATCGCCTATATCTTTCCTGTAGTGCATGCCTTCAAAATCAATTGCCTTTACCGCTCTGTAAGCGTTCTCTTTAGCAGTCTTTATATCACTGCCGAGCGCAGTCACTCCAAGCACCCTGCCACCTGATGTAATTATATCACCTTTATCATTGCGGCTGGTCCCGGAATGAAAGACAAAGACGTCATCACGCCCCTTTAAAGAATCAAGGCCGTTTATCACCCTGCCCTTCACATATGAATCAGGATAACCCTCGGCAGAGAGCACCACGCATATGGATGTATCATCCTTCCAGGCAATATCTATCTCATTAAGCCTGCCCTGTGCGGTGGCCTTCATCAGATCGTAAAGATCTGTCTCAAGCCGCATAAGTATCGGCTGTGCCTCAGGGTCTCCGAAACGGCAGTTATACTCAAGCACATACGGCTTGCCGTCGCACACCATTATCCCGGCATACAGAACTCCCCTGTAATCAATCTCCTCCCTAATGAGCCCTTCCATGAAAGGAGCCATCACTGTATCCATGATCTGCTTCTGAAGTTCTTCTGTAACTACAGGCGCGGGGCTGTACGCGCCCATCCCGCCTGTATTGGGCCCTGTGTCATTATCAAATATTCTCTTGTGATCCTGTGAAGATGCAAGAGGAAGAATGTTTTTGCCGTCTATTAAGACCATGAAAGATGCCTCTTCACCTCTTAAACACTGTTCAATGATCACCCTGTTGCCTGCCTTGCCGAACTTCCTGTCAAAGATGATCATCTTTAACGCATCCATAGCTTCATTGACCGTCTCTGCGATGATCACGCCTTTGCCTGCGGCAAGCCCGTCCGCCTTTATAACCAGCGGTGCGCCTTTCAATCTTACATAATCTTCGGCCTCCGTCAGAGTTGTAAATGTCTTGTATTCAGCAGTCGGTATCCCGTACTTTAGCATGAAGTCCTTTGCAAAGACCTTGCTGCCCTCAAACTGTGACGCCTTTTTATTGGTGCCGAAGATCAGCCTTCCCTCTTTCTCAAATGCATCCACTATCCCTTTTGTCAGAGGGTCCTCAGGCCCTACAACTGTGAGGTCGATGCCTTCATATTTCGCAAAATTAAGAAGCGAGTCGATGTCATCAGCTTTTATATTTATACACTTCGCCTGCTGAGCTATCCCTGCATTGCCAGGGGCGCAGAATATCTTGTCCACTCTTGTGCTCTGTTTAAGCTTCCAGACAAGGGCGTGCTCCCTGCCTCCGCTTCCTACTACAAGAACCTTCAAATTATTTCCTCCTGAATAGATAACATGTTAATGCCTGAAATGCCTCATGCCTGTAAATATCATCGCCACATTATGCTCGTCAGCCGCAGCAATGGTCTCGCTGTCCTTTATCGAACCGCCGGGCTGTATGATCGCGGTCGCGCCTGCCTGAGCTGCAACATCTATCCCGTCCCTTGCAGGGAAGAATGCGTCAGACGCGACAGCAGAACCTTTAAGCTGGATATTGTAATTGCCCGCCTTCATCACGGCAAGCCTTGCTGAGTCAACCCTGCTCGTCTGGCCGCAGCCGATGCCAAGCGTCCTGTCCTTTGATGCGTATATTATCGCATTGGATTTCATGTGCTTGCAGACCCTCCATGCAAATGCCATTGCCGCATACTCTTCGTCAGTCGGCGCCCTCTTTGTGACGACCTTGCAGGATTTGAGCTCATTGATCATGCCGTTGTCCTTCTCCTGAAGAAGGAGCCCGCCCTGTATCTTTCTCATCTCAAAGCCCGTGACATCCTTTGATATGTCAAGCTCAAGAAGCCTGATATTCGGCTTTGTGCTTATCAGTTTCAATGCAGCATCATCAAAGCCCGGAGCTATAATAATCTCGATAAAGAGACTGAGTATCTCTTTTGCCGTTGCCTCGTCAACTTTTTTGTTCAGCGATATTACGCCTCCGAACGCAGAGACAGGGTCTGTCTCAAACGCCTTTCTGTATGCCTCGCTGAGCGTGTCAGCGGATGCAACGCCGCAGGGGTTGTTGTGCTTCACTATCACAGCGGTCGGCCTTTCATTGAACTCCTTTGCAAGGTCTATGACAGCGCTTGAATCAAGGTAGTTGTTAAATGACATCTCCTTGCCCTGAAGTATCTTTGCGTCAACAAGCGAAAGCCCGCTGTAGAGCGGTTCCCTGTAAACAGCCGCCTTCTGGTGCGGGTTCTCACCGTATCTCACATCAGATATCTTTCTGTAGCTCTTATTGAAATTCTGCGGGAATGTCTCAGTTTGTTCGCCCTGGGTGTTAAGGTAATTGGAGATGAGAGTGTCATACTGTGCTGTGTGCGAGAACACTTTCTTGGCAAGATAAAATTTTGTTTCATAACTCACCGCACCTCCGCCTGACTTCATCTCATCAAGAACCTTTGCATAATCAGCCGGATCAACAATAACAGCGACATCCCTGAAATTCTTTGAAGCCGCCCTTATCATTGTGGGCCCGCCGATGTCTATATTCTCAATCGCGGTCTCAAGCGACACGCCGGGCTTTGACACCGTCTGCTCAAATGGATAGAGGTTGACAACGACCATGTCTATGGATGAGATGCCGTGCTTCTCGATCTCTTCCTTGTCCTTTGCATTATCCCTTCTCCAGAGCAGCCCGCCGTGTATCTTCGGATGGAGCGTCTTAAGCCTGCCGTCCATCATCTCAGGAAATCCTGTGTGCTCAGAGACATCCTTCACCTTTATCCCTGCGTCCTTTAAAGTCTTAGCCGTGCCGCCTGTTGAGAGTATCTCAACTCCGCGCGCGCTTAACTCCTTTGCAAATTCAACAATTCCATTCTTGTCCGAGACGCTTAAAAGCGCCCTCTTTATCGCTGCCATTTCTCCTCCGTGTTTTTATTTATTTGAATAAAATATATCTGGCAATACACCCCTGCACCCCTCTTTTTAGAGGGGAAAAGATAAAGCAACCTTCTTTGGAGCAAAGCATCCCCTCTATCAAGAGGGGATTAAGGGGTGTGTTTATTTTTTGTAAAGAAAATTCCATAGTTACCCGCTCACTACAAAAAGCCGTCATTTTGAATTTATATACCCTTGCTCAAACAGGCTCAGATACCCGCTGTCTGAAATAATTATATGATCCAGAA
Coding sequences within:
- a CDS encoding helix-turn-helix domain-containing protein, giving the protein MGKDLGQRIKIARKGMKLTQEKLAKKLGIAYPTLNKYENGHRTPDAELLSKISTILDCDPGWLLSGGESNLENLPKPKGVSVFRTPVLNKISADFPRDASKETVSYICLEDIPEHAYSLIMKGESMSPTMREGDYIIFLPNEKIQDGDIVVVLNEWGESILKRYRKKEEEIYLISDNAEYPKITLQKECRIVGKVVGVLRRIRI
- a CDS encoding helix-turn-helix domain-containing protein; protein product: MKKVIKILLIQKDIKQADIARKLGVSNVAVCNVIKGSCESKRIKWAIAKELGKKVEELWPDSEKAA
- the trpC gene encoding indole-3-glycerol phosphate synthase TrpC, with translation MSILKEIIQYKAEDLKAAKRAIPVSELKAIANDISKTRSFRSAVKRKKGGPVNLIAEIKKASPSKGLIREDFNLHEIVSVYDKNNVAAISVLTEERYFQGKIDYLKSVRGETDKPLLRKDFIFDDYQIYEAKAYGADAILLIVAALERSQLHDLMGLAKELSLDCLVEVHDFNELDAALYCNSEIIGINNRNLKTLDIDLNTTFDILKDIPDDKITVSESGIETRADVESLERSKADAMLIGSAFMKSQDIGAKIRELLGKTS
- the purH gene encoding bifunctional phosphoribosylaminoimidazolecarboxamide formyltransferase/IMP cyclohydrolase, which translates into the protein MAAIKRALLSVSDKNGIVEFAKELSARGVEILSTGGTAKTLKDAGIKVKDVSEHTGFPEMMDGRLKTLHPKIHGGLLWRRDNAKDKEEIEKHGISSIDMVVVNLYPFEQTVSKPGVSLETAIENIDIGGPTMIRAASKNFRDVAVIVDPADYAKVLDEMKSGGGAVSYETKFYLAKKVFSHTAQYDTLISNYLNTQGEQTETFPQNFNKSYRKISDVRYGENPHQKAAVYREPLYSGLSLVDAKILQGKEMSFNNYLDSSAVIDLAKEFNERPTAVIVKHNNPCGVASADTLSEAYRKAFETDPVSAFGGVISLNKKVDEATAKEILSLFIEIIIAPGFDDAALKLISTKPNIRLLELDISKDVTGFEMRKIQGGLLLQEKDNGMINELKSCKVVTKRAPTDEEYAAMAFAWRVCKHMKSNAIIYASKDRTLGIGCGQTSRVDSARLAVMKAGNYNIQLKGSAVASDAFFPARDGIDVAAQAGATAIIQPGGSIKDSETIAAADEHNVAMIFTGMRHFRH
- the argB gene encoding acetylglutamate kinase, with the protein product MKKLIDKANILIESLPYIKKFYGKTFVIKYGGAAMVDEKLKDAFARDIVLMNFIGIRTVIVHGGGPKINSIMKKMGKEPSFIHGQRVTDEETIDIVEMVLGGLINKQIVTLINSHGGNAIGLSGKDGNLIKAKKKIIKKISPETGVSEIIDIGLVGEVEMVNPKILLSMERDNFIPVIAPISAGHKNETLNINADYVAGMIAAALKAEKLILLTDTEGVMDKNNKLISALDEKKIKSLVSKKIIKGGMLPKTQSCQIALDGGVKKTHIIDGRLPHALLLEIFTEEGIGTEIVM